The sequence below is a genomic window from Maylandia zebra isolate NMK-2024a linkage group LG18, Mzebra_GT3a, whole genome shotgun sequence.
TTACCTGCAGCTGAGCTCactgtcagtttttttttctgcagcagcAACCATCAGCATTAATAACCAGTGGGAAGCAGTTAATTGAACAatttctattttctattttctccTGTGTTTTATACACTAaactttttttatgtttaatgtcTTTATACAGACCTCCACCAGCAGGATATCGGTAAGGAGGAAGAAGTTGTCACAGATCAGCAGGTCTGTAACCAAGAGAGGAACTCCAATCTGGACCAGGAGGATCCAGAACCTCTGCAGATTAAAGAAGAACAGGAGGAAATCTGCATCAGTCATGAGGAAGAACCGCTTGTATTGAAGGAGGAGACTGAGACCTTTATGGCTGCTTCTACTTACGAGGAGTGTAAATCAGAACCAAACAGTGACCAGTTCCTTTTTCACAACTCTCCTGACCCAGAGAGCCTAGAACAAGAAGAAAGCGAGCATGTGGACTTAGCATCAagtaaaaaattattaaaatgtgaCACTTGTGGAAAATTTTTTCAGTATCAGTCCAAACTTAATAGACATCTGAGagctcacacaggtgagaagccataTTTTTGTGTCACATGTGGGAAGAGATTTAGTCAGATGATACACTTAAGAAAGCACATgagaattcacacaggtgagaagcctcATCCTTGTAGCATCTGTGGAAATAAGTTTAATGACATGTCAGCATTCAAATCGCACATGAGAATTCATACCGGTGAAAGACCATATTCttgtagcacctgtgggaaaagTTTTAGCCAAATGATACACTTGAAAATTCACATGAGAGTTCACACAGGCGAAAAGCCGTATTCTTGTGATATGTGTGATAAAAGATTCACTAATTTGATAAACTTGAAAACGCACATAAGAATTCACACGGGAGAGAA
It includes:
- the LOC101473784 gene encoding uncharacterized protein LOC101473784 isoform X1 produces the protein MNCEEEEGVDDQQVCNQERNSSLNQNDPEPPQIKEEQEEVCTGQEAEGIIVWTGKERLRLLDTIWKPEIKLHRIDLHQQDIGKEEEVVTDQQVCNQERNSNLDQEDPEPLQIKEEQEEICISHEEEPLVLKEETETFMAASTYEECKSEPNSDQFLFHNSPDPESLEQEESEHVDLASSKKLLKCDTCGKFFQYQSKLNRHLRAHTGEKPYFCVTCGKRFSQMIHLRKHMRIHTGEKPHPCSICGNKFNDMSAFKSHMRIHTGERPYSCSTCGKSFSQMIHLKIHMRVHTGEKPYSCDMCDKRFTNLINLKTHIRIHTGEKPHSCNICGKTFRQNSTLQTHLRIHTGAKPYSCSTCGKRFSHIKNLTTHSRIHTGEKPYTCSTCGKNFSQLTHLKSHMRIHTTLQNVAE